A portion of the Pedobacter cryoconitis genome contains these proteins:
- a CDS encoding 5-(carboxyamino)imidazole ribonucleotide synthase, which yields MAKQISELKLGILGGGQLGRMLIQEAINYNLTTLVLDPDHEAPCKNLANYFECGSITDFDTVYKFGKKADVITIEIEKVNIEALEQLEKEGKMVFPQARVIRLIQDKGIQKQFFKENDIPTAPFQLANTKEDLLNSSFPFPYMLKQRKDGYDGKGVMRINTIADLDNAFDSPCLIEELVDFEKEIAVIVSRNSNGEVKTFPMVEMEFNAEANLVEFLISPSTYPEHVQERAETIAKNIAAALNITGLLAVEMFITKDGQILVNELAPRPHNSGHHTIEGNYVSQFDQHLRAVFNLPLGDTRAINNAVMLNVLGEKGHDGVAKYQGLEKIMAIDGVYVHLYGKKYTKPFRKMGHITIVDQNREAAIEKANLIKETLKVIS from the coding sequence ATGGCAAAACAAATAAGTGAGTTAAAATTAGGGATTCTTGGTGGTGGACAATTAGGGCGAATGTTAATTCAGGAAGCTATTAATTATAACCTGACTACGCTGGTTTTGGATCCTGATCATGAAGCTCCCTGCAAAAATCTTGCAAACTACTTTGAGTGCGGATCTATCACTGATTTCGATACAGTTTATAAATTCGGTAAAAAAGCAGATGTGATTACTATCGAAATTGAAAAGGTAAATATCGAAGCTTTAGAGCAATTGGAAAAAGAAGGTAAAATGGTATTTCCACAAGCCAGGGTTATTCGTTTAATCCAGGATAAAGGTATACAGAAACAATTTTTCAAAGAAAATGATATCCCTACAGCTCCTTTTCAGCTAGCCAATACCAAAGAAGACTTGTTGAATTCCAGCTTCCCATTCCCATATATGCTTAAACAACGCAAAGACGGTTATGATGGTAAAGGCGTAATGCGGATTAACACCATAGCAGACCTGGATAATGCATTTGACAGCCCTTGTTTGATTGAAGAACTTGTTGACTTTGAAAAAGAAATCGCAGTAATTGTATCCAGAAACTCAAATGGAGAGGTGAAGACCTTCCCGATGGTAGAAATGGAATTCAATGCAGAAGCAAATCTTGTAGAGTTTTTGATCTCTCCTTCTACTTACCCTGAGCATGTTCAGGAAAGAGCAGAAACAATTGCTAAAAACATTGCTGCAGCTTTAAACATAACAGGTTTGCTGGCAGTAGAAATGTTTATTACCAAAGATGGACAAATATTAGTCAATGAATTAGCACCAAGACCTCACAATAGTGGTCATCATACCATAGAGGGGAATTATGTCTCACAATTTGATCAGCATCTACGCGCTGTGTTCAATTTGCCTTTGGGCGATACACGTGCCATCAATAACGCAGTTATGCTGAATGTATTAGGCGAAAAAGGACATGATGGTGTTGCAAAATACCAGGGTCTGGAGAAGATAATGGCTATAGATGGTGTTTATGTACACCTTTATGGTAAAAAATATACAAAGCCTTTCCGCAAAATGGGCCACATCACTATTGTGGATCAAAACAGGGAGGCTGCTATTGAAAAGGCAAATTTAATCAAAGAAACCCTAAAAGTAATATCTTAA